TAATGGGTTCAAATTGAAAAAgcaacacacagaaatgtgttcagATTTCTTAGTATATGtccatacacacatataaatactaTAATGTAACTGTAATATTTTAGAATTAGGGACAGTTAACAAtattaacagttttatttttattgcacatATACTCCTGTGCTTTCAGTTTTCTTTGCCTGTGGCTCTAAtgcaattcattattttttttattcttgcagTGTTTAGGCTGGTAATGTATGTCCATACACATCCCCTATAAAGCAttgaatattcattttaattcattattatttgtgttattgctcATCACTCATGTATAATTACTACACTGCACTGAACTACTGGTGACATCAGTGCCAGTGGCTTTGATTTTAGGAAGAATTTACCTAACGTTTtgtggccctttttttttcttttttaaattaacaggattaaaatacacaaagatCTTTTCATCCAGTAAACAGAAATGCTTGACATAATCAAAAGAAGGCTTTTacacatttcaatttaatattttcttcagagtctctctctccttctacatcacactcacttcacgggagccaggctgcagaatctgaagagtaaaaatgtgtttgatggtCTTTCTGGCCcacgggtagaaaaagacataaataccaGGGTTAAAGGTCGAGTTTAAGTAGACTAACCAAAGCATAATTAATGAATATGACGCCCCAATCATGGTAGTCTCAGctgcaacagcaaaacaataatatggacatacgcagagaagaaaaactaccaatacaatacctagagtcctggctgctttaatctcagatttaaTTGCTTTTACAGCCTGGGAACGTGCCACTTTGACGACTGCGACATGAGAgcgcatggcccgagcctgagacacagccaccacaaacactctcaaatacaaaactgctatgattaaaatggggcctaaaaaCGTGGCAATGATATCAACAAGTCCTTCAGCGAAACcgaccacaacaacacaacttccatagcaggtgatatacatgtcaggctgttttaagaCATCCCTGAATATCACACTGCCACGCacaccagaaaatatccaacacaaacaaatacagagtttaactctggtcagagtgactctggtggtgtaaaacatggggttacaaattgctatgtagcggtcgactgatatgagcaccatgcttcCCACTGAAACGCTGAAAACGAGGGCAGCCAAGAAATAATGCACAACACACATGACGTCGCCCAAGAACCAGCAGCCTTGGttttggaggagaagaagtggcatctgcaggagacccacgaggaagtcagcgacagccagagagaggaggaggaggttggtggtggtgtggagctgcctgaaatcagataaatcaacactgacaacactgatgttCTATGTACAACCAACAATATATAATACTAGGAAAACAACAAGAGCAGATAAGTGCATTTATAACTATAGTAGAAAGTCTTTTTCAAACATGGTGGCATGAGAGACCTAAATTTAATCATATACTGGAAGCATGTGGAGAAATTGTGACTCAACTTGAAGTgcgagatagagatgatgaccagcaggtttaggATCACGGTGAGTATCGTgatgcaggacagcacagtgtaagtgagcatggtctccacgtaaggacccgtcctcctcctgcaggaggtgttgatgtggggaaagcagagtGCAGCTTCCTCTGGAGTCTCCATgttcagaaagagagagagagagagagagagagagaggagatgctgccaagagctctgacagctttctgaACCAACTTCTTCACCATACAGTTCATTTATCTCTTTCCTTCCACATCTTACATATGCAAATTCCAACCTCAATTATAAAACAGATGAAATGCAGTGGTACGCACAGATATTTTGTAAAGGCAggggcaaaaaagaaaaaggcacagAGTGTGCACCGATGGGGCAGGCCTTACTAGTACACTTaaggcaggcatgtccaaaatgCAATCTTTGGCCAAAGGCAGGCAGACACTGGGGACTGAAttgaaataacatcaacaaaataTTGCTTAATTAAGCAAGTTCAAGTTACATTTTGTCGCAATTTTCATCACTCTTGAAAGTACTGTGTCTTTGAAGATATGCAAGTAAGCCTTGGTATGTTATTGGCGTATATAGGGGCATCACTTACAGCCCTCATTTTGTCAAAGACACTTTTTGGGACACTGTCATATAGGGGATTTTGTCTATGGAATTGGATGCAGGAGAGCGGGCCATTTGACACTGACAATCTTCAGATTCTTGCCAGAAAATACTGTCTGAAGTACATTGGGAGAATGGATGTGCACTTGGGAATAGcatgtaaactccacacagaaaggctctcCATCTAACGTCTAACTGTCTTTCTCTGACGCAACAATACTATGCAACTTCATTTACACTGCTTAACACTTGGGTGGGATAAGCTACTGATCTAAACATTTTTAAGGCCAAAATTGAAGCAAAagttattttgagattttaaattCCTATTCCATGCTCCAAAGGCTTAAACGATTTGATACCTTGGCCTGGGCCCACTTCCTTGAAGGGACACAGGTCAATAAGCATTATGTTATcatgctcatgtgtgtttatatcatTCACTACAGTCACGTTTTTCAGGACATACAAGTTGCATTGGTGGGAATATCTGACCTGTCTACTTAAGGCCTTGGTATACTTCTGCACACATGCCGTGTGCGCTCAAGCGCGCTTCGCAtatcgcggaccctggtatactcgcacatcagggtcctgtagtatctcacttcaccatccTGTGGTTGTACATGTCTGGATGCAGGGAATGggacacattcctaccaaagaagtcAAGAGTGATGTTACAGGTCCCTTGAACACGTCTGGTTCAGGCGTCTCAAAGCTGAAAAGTCCGTTAGGCAGGGGAGacggggtgtcagccggttcaAGGGTCACCAGGTGGAGGCTTGGATAACTATCCAAGCGACTACCTCTTCTGttgtccaaatgttttttctgcttgatgagtagggcttaatactccacctaccagTGGGGCAGATGTTCAGTTCGCCCATGTGCTGCCAATGCGTACCCAAAGCGCTCTTTGCAcatcctctaccactttatcctccacatgagggtcatggggggagctgtgccaatctcagctgacatagagtgaaagacgtggtacaccctggacagactGCCAGTCcttcacagggacacatagagacaaacaaccattcagtctcacacctatggtcaatttagactgtccaatttacctaatccccacatc
Above is a window of Solea senegalensis isolate Sse05_10M linkage group LG2, IFAPA_SoseM_1, whole genome shotgun sequence DNA encoding:
- the LOC122784197 gene encoding trace amine-associated receptor 13c-like; translated protein: METPEEAALCFPHINTSCRRRTGPYVETMLTYTVLSCITILTVILNLLVIISISHFKQLHTTTNLLLLSLAVADFLVGLLQMPLLLLQNQGCWFLGDVMCVVHYFLAALVFSVSVGSMVLISVDRYIAICNPMFYTTRVTLTRVKLCICLCWIFSGVRGSVIFRDVLKQPDMYITCYGSCVVVVGFAEGLVDIIATFLGPILIIAVLYLRVFVVAVSQARAMRSHVAVVTVDRSQTVKAKKSEIKAARTLGIVIIVFLLCSCPYYSFAVAAESNLIGGPTSGIEIWLMYINSSLNPIIYVFFYLWFRKTIKYIVSLRILQPGSHDASVL